In Penicillium oxalicum strain HP7-1 chromosome I, whole genome shotgun sequence, a single window of DNA contains:
- a CDS encoding Phytoene desaturase translates to MAPPSAIVVGAGAGGIATAARLAKAGYKVTVVEKNSFLGGRCSLVHHDEFRFDQGPSLLLMPECFQQTFEELGTTPEKENVKLLTCDPNYRIWFSDGDHLEMSTDIAKMKPQIERLEGANGLEGVFGFLKESGAHYDLAMEHVLCKDFPNIFAMLRPGLVKSLLALHPFESMFSRVKRYFKSDKLRRAFTFASMYLGMNPFEAPGTYSLLQYTELAHGILYPEGGFVKVLEAIARVGERLGVTFRLNTPVASILQAADGSARGVRLTSGEELLADVVVINADLVYAYNNLLPQTSYAKSLTKRKASCSSISFFWSFDRVIDELSVHNIFLAEEYKESFDSIFHRHQLPKDPSFYVNVPSRIDPTAAPTGKDSAVVLVPVGHIDDDPSNPQDWDVLVDRAREAAFKTIEARTGAKGLRESIIRETVETPTSWKAKFNLDRGAILGLSHSFFNVLSFRPQNRHSDIKGLYFVGASTHPGAGVPVALMSAKVTTDLIQKDARKPTGGRSAWMVWWFVVPLLLAVFSFSKYGSVAWSRVLPLGAKH, encoded by the exons ATGGCTCCCCCGAGTGCGATTGTCGTGG gtgctggagctggaggtaTCGCCACCGCCGCCCGTCTTGCCAAAGCCGGGTACAAGGTCACGGTTGTGGAAAAGAATtccttcctcggcggccgGTGTTCACTAGTGCATCACGACGAATTT CGATTTGATCAAGGGCCGTCGCTCTTGTTGATGCCCGAATGTTTCCAGCAAACATTCGAGGAACTGGGCACCACCCCGGAAAAGGAGAATGTCAAGCTCTTGACATGCGACCCCAACTATCGCATTTGGTTTTCCGATGGAGACCACCTGGAGATGTCGACCGATATTGCCAAAATGAAGCCGCAAATTGAGCGCCTGGAGGGTGCCAATGGCCTCGAGGGGGTGTTTGGGTTCTTGAAGGAGTCTGGCGCTCACTACGACTTGGCCATGGAGCATGTTCTCTGCAAAGACTTTCCTAACATTTTCGCCATGCTTCGTCCGGGCCTCGTGAAATCACTTCTCGCTCTGCACCCCTTTGAGAGCATGTTCAGCCGCGTAAAGCGGTATTTCAAGTCGGACAAGCTTCGGAGAGCGTTCACATTTGCCAGCATGTACTTGGGAATGAACCCGTTCGAGGCCCCCGGAACGTATTCGCTTCTGCAGTACACGGAGCTGGCACACGGTATTCTCTACCCTGAGGGTGGTTTTGTCAAG GTTCTTGAAGCGATCGCCCGGGTTGGAGAACGGCTCGGGGTGACTTTCCGCTTGAACACGCCAGTTGCCTCGATCCTTCAGGCGGCTGATGGCTCCGCCCGTGGAGTGCGCCTCACCTCGGGAGAGGAGCTCCTGGCCGACGTGGTGGTCATCAACGCCGATCTGGTGTACGCCTACAACAACCTCCTGCCACAGACCAGCTATGCCAAGAGCTTGACCAAGCGCAAAGCTTCCTGCAGCAGTATCTCTTTCTTCTGGTCCTTTGACCGAGTCATCGACGAACTCTCCGTCCACAACATTTTCCTGGCCGAGGAGTACAAGGAGAGCTTCGATTCCAtcttccaccgccaccaacTCCCCAAAGATCCATCATTCTACGTCAACGTCCCCAGTCGCATTGATCCCACGGCAGCCCCCACGGGGAAGGACTCCGCGGTGGTGCTGGTCCCCGTGGGTCACATCGACGACGACCCTTCCAACCCGCAGGACTGGGATGTGCTCGTTGACCGTGCTCGTGAAGCCGCCTTCAAGACGATCGAGGCTCGCACGGGAGCCAAGGGTCTCCGCGAGAGCATCATTCGGGAAACCGTCGAGACCCCCACCAGCTGGAAGGCCAAATTCAACCTGGACCGTGGCGCCATCTTAGGTCTCTCCCACTCCTTCTTCAACGTCTTGAGCTTCCGCCCGCAGAACCGACACTCGGACATCAAGGGCTTGTACTTTGTGGGTGCAAGCACGCATCCCGGTGCGGGTGTGCCCGTCGCCCTGATGAGTGCCAAGGTCACCACCGACCTGATTCAGAAGGATGCTCGCAAGCCCACCGGCGGACGATCCGCCTGGATGGTCTGGTGGTTCGTCGTACCTCTGTTGCTGGCCGTTTTTTCGTTCTCCAAGTACGGCTCTGTGGCCTGGTCAAGGGTTCTGCCCCTGGGTGCAAAGCACTAA
- a CDS encoding Bifunctional lycopene cyclase/phytoene synthase: MGYDYWMVHLTWTIPPAALFTVAYWPFFTRLEIWKIVILINVAVYATIPWDSFLIRNRIWTYPADAVVGWTLFDIPIEELFFFVIQTYCTSLLYTILTKHLVLPSFLLDRSKPWAKNVGSAAIIAGIGFGALCIMTKSSLTYMGLILSWALSVILFQWSLCGSFLLSFPKKQIFMSILIPTVYLWMVDRLSLQRGTWVIEKGTKLDIQFWGFLDIEEATFFLLSNVMVVLGMVTMDHAIALAQYDVVTSDSPGRSLPSLGKMAWSYMAQRRKPLDEGFLDGLCAAVTELSRKSQSMYLGSAMFQDGLRVDLIFLYSFCRVIDDLVDEAPSREKAQESIKEASQVLHWRFSEKSPKKPLYDYLQADMDRKQALKASPLLHSIALLPASRLSLGPLLELLSGFVMDLGFSFEKQEYPIETEEDLEVYAQRVAGTVAAGLLELVFSHTDVQYSPDKQEEIIQAGQQMGKALQYVNIARDIKRDAAIKRVYIPTVWLKTKNLTPTDVVTNPDNPALATFEDRMLLKADHAYQMSVQAIDQLPKDVRGPIKTTIESYMMIGQMVRKARRESTKIEGKLKVPLWRRLKLAWSAMYVNH; encoded by the exons ATGGGTTATGATTATTGGATGGT GCATTTGACGTGGACAATTCCCCCTGCGGCGTTGTTCACGGTGGCATATTGGCCCTTTTTTACACGACTAGAGATTTGGAAGATTGTCATTTTGATCAAT GTTGCTGTCTATGCCACGATACCGTGGGATTCATTCTTGATCCGCAATCGGATCTGGACATATCCAGCCGATGCGGTGGTGGGATGGACTCTATTCGACATCCCCATTGAGGAGCTGTTTTTCTTCGTGATTCAGACGTACTGCACCAGTCTGCTGTACACGATTCTCACCAAGCACTTGGTCCTTCCGTCCTTTTTGCTGGACCGCTCCAAGCCCTGGGCGAAGAATGTGGGCTCCGCCGCCATCATTGCCGGAATCGGCTTCGGTGCTCTCTGTATCATGACGAAGAGTAGTCTGACCTATATGGGCCTGATTTTGAGTTGGGCGTTGTCGGTCATCTTGTTCCAATG GTCTCTCTGCGGGAGCTTCttactttctttccccaAGAAACAGATTTTCATGTCCATTTTGATCCCAACAGTCTATCTCTGGATGGTCGATCGCCTGTCCTTGCAGCGTGGAACGTGGGTGATTGAAAAGGGCACCAAATTAGACATTCAATTCTGGGGGTTCCTGGACATCGA AGAAGCTACCTTCTTTTTACTGAGCAATGTGATGGTGGTCCTGGGCATGGTCACCATGGACCATGCCATCGCTCTGGCCCAGTATGATGTGGTGACCTCCGACTCCCCTGGTCGGTCACTGCCGTCTCTGGGCAAGATGGCCTGGTCGTACATGGCTCAGCGGCGGAAGCCCCTCGACGAGGGTTTTTTAGACGGGCTTTGCGCCGCAGTGACGGAGCTGTCGCGCAAAAGCCAGAGTATGTATCTCGGTAGCGCCATGTTCCAAGATGGACTCCGAGTGGATCTGATCTTTTT GTATTCTTTCTGTCGTGTGATTGACGACTTGGTCGATGAGGCACCCTCGCGGGAAAAAGCCCAGGAGAGCATCAAGGAGGCTTCTCAAGTGTTGCATTGGCGCTTCTCCGAAAAGAGCCCGAAGAAGCCTCTGTACGATTATCTTCAAGCGGATATGGATCGCAAACAAGCTCTCAAGGCGTCACCCTTGCTGCACTCCATCGCTTTGCTGCCGGCCTCGCGCCTGAGCCTCGGCCCGCTGCTCGAACTCCTGTCGGGATTCGTCATGGATCTAGGATTCTCCTTTGAAAAGCAGGAGTACCCcatcgagaccgaggaggatctggaggTCTACGCACAGCGTGTGGCCGGCACCGTTGCCGCGGGACTCTTGGAATTGGTGTTCAGCCATACCGACGTGCAATACAGTCCGGACAAGCAGGAGGAGATCATCCAGGCCGGTCAGCAGATGGGCAAGGCTCTCCAATATGTCAACATTGCGCGTGATATCAAACGTGATGCCGCGATCAAGCGTGTCTACATCCCCACCGTCTGGCTGAAGACGAAAAACCTCACCCCCACTGACGTGGTGACCAACCCCGATAACCCTGCCCTGGCCACCTTTGAGGACCGGATGCTCCTCAAAGCCGACCACGCGTACCAGATGAGCGTCCAGGCGATCGATCAGCTCCCCAAGGACGTGCGCGGCCCCATCAAGACCACCATCGAGAGCTACATGATGATCGGCCAGATGGTCCGTAAAGCGCGACGGGAGTCGACCAAAATCGAGGGCAAGCTCAAGGTGCCGTTGTGGCGGAGGTTGAAGTTGGCTTGGTCGGCCATGTACGTTAATCACTAG